The Cydia amplana chromosome 11, ilCydAmpl1.1, whole genome shotgun sequence genome includes a region encoding these proteins:
- the LOC134652204 gene encoding E3 ubiquitin-protein ligase Fancl, which translates to MENKIVVDNIFHSEKYNSLTALVSELDTLLYKNLHTSDTIAADLLDADFIEEIRTATRQNDVVLHFGTTLRELKCVITDESAFRDHTVFIRYEGPKKLCVIDASIPHAALQDKEYKSIKDIVKAFEEHVNALSGYFYELERIDRYCTVMEPAKPSFRDDFRRILLDDRTWLHVEVTSKGCAANIHLLGHSEHWHDKLQAGLLNWDHDKDIVENITTMFDIASFPVMDKPPTTNKGSENSPEEVVCNICLCSELPEIPGVPQPLCQNPQCVVYFHRSCLFQWLVACSGGRPPVFGVATGSCPTCLNPTTCNENDN; encoded by the exons ATGGAAAACAAGATAGTTGTTGATAATATATTTCACTCCGAAAAATATAATAGTTTAACAGCATTAGTGAGTGAACTGGACACTCTGTTGTACAAAAATTTACACACATCAGATACAATTGCAGCGGATCTCCTAGATGCCGACTTTATAGAAGAAATAAGGACTGCAACCAGACAAAATGATGTAGTTCTACACTTTGGGACCACACTGAGGGAGCTAAAATGTGTTATAACTGATGAATCAGCTTTTAGAGACCATACAGTTTTCATACGTTATGAAGGCCCTAAGAAATTGTGTGTCATTGATGCATCTATACCTCATGCAGCATTGCAAGACAAAGAATATAAAAGTATTAAAGACATAGTGAAAGCTTTTGAGGAACACGTAAATGCGCTATCTGGTTATTTTTATGAATTGGAACGCATTGACAGATACTGCACTGTTATGGAACCTGCTAAGCCATCATTTAGAGATGACTTTAGAAGAATATTACTAG ATGACAGGACTTGGCTGCATGTTGAAGTGACCTCCAAGGGCTGCGCTGCAAACATTCACCTGCTGGGTCACTCGGAGCATTGGCATGACAAGTTACAAGCCGGTCTGCTTAACTGGGACCATGACAAGGATATTGTAGAAAATATTACAACTATGTTTG atatAGCAAGTTTTCCTGTTATGGATAAACCTCCAACCACAAATAAAGGTTCAGAGAATTCACCTGAAGAAGTTGTTTGCAACATTTGTCTCTGCTCAGAATTACCTGAGATACCTGGTGTTCCTCAGCCTTTATGTCAGAATCCACAGTGTGTAGTTTATTTCCACAGGAGTTGCTTATTCCag TGGCTGGTTGCCTGTTCTGGTGGACGTCCGCCGGTATTTGGAGTAGCTACAGGCAGTTGTCCCACATGCTTAAATCCAACGACTTGTAATGAAAatgataattaa
- the LOC134652458 gene encoding COP9 signalosome complex subunit 1, with protein sequence MFEMNAAEPMQVDVPLEDNENNESECYVVENPTLDLETYASAYTGFAKLYRLMFVADHCPSLRLEALKMAISYVMTTYNVSLYQSLHKKLADAIASAGLPDIAVQMGSQDIPVLDTIWVESKTKKAAIKLEKLDTDLKNYKTNSIKESIRRGHDDLGDHYLDCGDLTSALKCYSRARDYCTSGKHIIMMCLNVVKVSVYLQNWAHVLNYVSKAESTPDFSEIPGKDTNQTILTRLKCAAGLAELATKKYKSAAKHFLAASIDHCDYPELLSSNNVAIYGGLCALATFDRSELQKQVIVSSSFKLFLELEPQLRDIIFKFYESKYASCLRLLDEIRDNLLLDMYLAPHLNSLYMQIRNRALIQYFSPYLSADMHLMAAAFNRTVTALEDELMQLILDGQIQARIDSHNKILYAKDVDQRSTTFERSLTMGKEYQRRTSMLILRAAMLKNQIHVKNICRETGPQSGEAPGSSTSLTHRTIDTVPLS encoded by the exons ATGTTCGAAATG AACGCCGCAGAGCCTATGCAGGTAGATGTTCCGCTAGAAGACAATGAAAACAATGAATCAGAGTGCTATGTTGTTGAGAATCCCACCTTAGACCTCGAAACTTACGCTTCAGCTTACACAGGTTTTGCCAAATTGTACAGATTAATGTTTGTAGCAGATCATTGTCCCTCACTGAGATTAGAAGCTCTCAAAATGGCTATATCCTATGTCATGACAACATATAATGTAAGTCTTTATCAGTCTTTACACAAGAAACTAGCAGACGCAATAGCTAGTGCAGGCCTGCCAGATATAGCAGTACAAATGGGCTCTCAGGACATCCCAGTTCTTGATACCATATGGGTTGAATCAAAGACTAAAAAGGCGGCAATAAAACTGGAGAAATTAGACACTGATCTTAAAAACTATAAAACAAATTCTATTAAGGAAAGCATCCGGAGAGGGCATGATGACCTAGGGGACCATTACTTGGATTGTGGCGACTTGACAAGTGCACTGAAGTGCTATTCCAGAGCCAGAGACTACTGCACAAGTGGAAAACACATTATCATGATGTGTCTCAATGTAGTTAAGGTGTCTGTATACTTGCAGAATTGGGCTCATGTTCTTAATTACGTATCAAAGGCTGAGAGCACACCTGACTTCAGTGAAATACCTGGTAAAGATACAAACCAAACCATCCTGACTCGTTTAAAATGTGCTGCTGGACTTGCAGAACTGGCTACGAAAAAGTACAAGTCTGCCGCTAAACACTTTTTAGCGGCCAGCATTGACCATTGTGACTATCCAGAACTACTTAGTAGCAACAATGTTGCCATCTACGGAGGACTCTGTGCACTGGCTACATTTGACCGCTCCGAGCTTCAGAAGCAAGTCATAGTTAGCAgttcttttaaattatttttagagctAGAACCGCAGTTACGtgacataatatttaaattttatgaatcCAAGTATGCTTCATGCTTAAGGTTACTCGATGAGATAAGGGATAATCTGTTGTTAGATATGTATTTAGCACCACATTTGAATTCTTTGTACATGCAAATACGCAACCGAGCTCTGATCCAATACTTCAGTCCATACTTGTCAGCTGACATGCACTTGATGGCCGCAGCGTTTAACCGCACAGTAACTGCACTTGAAGATGAGCTGATGCAGCTTATCCTGGATGGCCAGATTCAAGCTCGCATAGATTCCCACAACAAAATTTTGTATGCAAAGGATGTTGATCAGAGGAGCACAACTTTTGAGAGAAGTCTTACCATGGGGAAAGAATATCAAAGAAGAACTTCTATGTTAATCCTCCGTGCTGCAATGCTCAAGAATCAAATACATGTCAAG AACATTTGTCGTGAGACGGGACCTCAAAGCGGAGAAGCACCAGGCTCCAGCACTAGCTTGACTCACCGCACTATTGACACAGTGCCCTTGTCATGA
- the LOC134651968 gene encoding gamma-glutamyl hydrolase A-like, with amino-acid sequence MYSTTMGAFLTLAYFLHCEGAAPALNDRPIIGVLAQEQHYKFWDKYPEDYTSYIAASYVKALEASGARVVPIMIGKDRTYYKDIIGKLNGVLFPGGATYFNQSNGFADAGQHIYELATEINEAGDYFPIFGTCLGFELIIILASGRGPVENRVTCHSFGNSPLNFTSDFRNSKMYKSADDDIINILSREDITANHHQYCIVDENLKSHNLTEDWRVTAHSNDANGLKFIASVEHNRYPFYGVQFHPEKIFEWKQTQTYPHTFNAIKANRHFMDFFVNECRRNHHSFADAEEENKCLIYNYNTHFTGAEGSAYEQCYFFEPRNAGKSKENYTIVAI; translated from the exons ATGTATTCGACTACGATGGGTGCCTTCCTGACGTTGGCGTATTTCTTGCACTGCGAAGGTGCAGCGCCGGCTCTCAACGACCGGCCTATCATCGGAGTGTTGGCGCAAGAACAACACTACAAGTTTTGGGATAAATATCCTGAGGACTACACTAGCTACATCGCGGCATCGTATGTTAAAGCTTTGGAGGCGTCCGGAGCTAGAGTTGTGCCTATAAT gaTCGGGAAAGACCGTACTTATTATAAAGATATTATAGGCAAATTAAATGG TGTCCTTTTCCCTGGCGGAGCTACATACTTCAACCAGTCCAACGGTTTCGCGGACGCTGGCCAACACATCTACGAGTTAGCCACCGAAATCAACGAGGCAGGGGACTATTTCCCTATCTTCGGCACCTGTCTTGGCTTCGAGCTGATCATCATACTGGCTTCCGGTCGAGGGCCTGTCGAGAACAGGGTTACTTGCCACTCTTTTGGGAATAGTCCTCTTAATTTTACTAGTG ATTTCCGCAACAGCAAGATGTACAAGAGCGCCGACGACGACATTATCAATATATTATCCCGTGAAGACATCACAGCTAACCATCATCAGTATTGCATCGTGGATGAG AATCTAAAGTCTCACAACTTGACTGAAGACTGGCGGGTAACTGCACACAGCAACGACGCCAATGGACTGAAGTTCATAGCTAGCGTCGaacataatag GTATCCATTTTACGGCGTCCAGTTTCATCCAGAAAAAATCTTCGAATGGAAACAGACCCAGACTTACCCTCATACTTTTAATGCGATCAAAGCGAATCGTCACTTCATGGATTTCTTTGTGAACGAGTGCAGAAGGAACCACCATTCGTTTGCTGATGCGGAAGAAGAAAATAAGTGCCTTATTTATAACTATAACACACATTTTACAGGCGCAGAAGGGAGCGCATACGAACAGTGTTATTTCTTTGAGCCTAGAAATGCTGGAAaaagtaaagaaaattatacaaTTGTCGCAATTTAA